One Lactobacillus sp. CBA3606 DNA segment encodes these proteins:
- a CDS encoding glycosyl transferase family 1: MQKTTIKQLKQAVLATGNVVDHGTNSVTLAVSISDQQHRAQVQFVRRETFNQAWQVVATELATTPQHSWVRVESIQSIQRLPRAEFEQRLAATFRMNYWRYGVSFDADFKTALLEMEINGQAFFRPGKDHRIGRNRSGSWADYQRITPYLKQRMGTLPVDIEQTEFVWVFTTAGVFTDGEQLWNLETKENCAKGIRVLTDPQTEIATVIDQGETFLINQIKSDGQFVYGYFPSRQKVLSNYNCVRHFSSLYALLEAIPFTGRTADYVKVKQAIQWGLDNATIEQQGALFINDNGELKLGGQALLMLTLCQYQTVTGDKSFEPVLNKAFKGVPFFREASGKLNHVLNPDLTLKSAYRTIYYEGEVAFGLSRLYELNHDPAVLDLVKQILDYMVANDYGKYHDHWISYAINEALQVFPDNRDYMALGLKNVFIHLKFIEERDTTYPTLLELVDAAVKMTDFIRASGNEDLLAPYDVIRLRQVLKYRAEYEVTTGSFLPELAMYYYRPAKFIGGFYARHDSFRTRIDDCEHFLSGLINYYNYTYQ; encoded by the coding sequence GTGCAAAAAACAACTATTAAACAATTAAAACAAGCAGTTTTAGCAACTGGGAATGTGGTGGATCATGGAACCAATTCGGTTACCTTAGCAGTATCTATCTCTGATCAACAACATCGTGCGCAAGTGCAATTTGTTCGCCGAGAAACTTTTAATCAAGCTTGGCAAGTTGTGGCAACTGAATTAGCGACGACGCCTCAACATAGTTGGGTTCGGGTTGAAAGTATTCAGTCTATTCAACGATTACCGCGCGCTGAATTTGAACAACGGTTGGCGGCGACCTTTCGGATGAATTATTGGCGTTATGGTGTAAGTTTTGACGCTGATTTTAAGACGGCTTTGTTGGAAATGGAAATTAATGGACAAGCCTTTTTCCGACCTGGTAAGGACCATCGGATTGGTCGTAATCGGTCGGGCTCATGGGCTGATTATCAACGAATCACGCCTTATTTAAAACAACGAATGGGCACACTGCCAGTTGATATTGAACAGACCGAATTTGTCTGGGTCTTTACAACGGCGGGCGTCTTTACAGACGGGGAGCAACTGTGGAATTTAGAAACAAAAGAAAACTGTGCTAAGGGGATTCGGGTGCTCACCGATCCGCAGACGGAGATTGCGACCGTGATTGATCAAGGTGAAACCTTTTTGATTAATCAAATTAAATCCGATGGCCAATTCGTTTATGGCTATTTTCCGAGTCGGCAAAAAGTATTATCTAATTATAATTGCGTGCGGCATTTTTCATCCTTATATGCATTGTTAGAAGCGATTCCGTTTACGGGTCGCACTGCCGACTATGTCAAAGTTAAGCAGGCCATTCAATGGGGGCTGGATAATGCGACAATCGAGCAGCAAGGAGCGCTTTTTATTAACGATAATGGCGAGCTTAAATTGGGTGGTCAAGCCTTATTAATGCTGACGCTTTGCCAATATCAAACGGTCACTGGTGATAAGAGTTTTGAACCAGTTTTAAATAAGGCTTTTAAAGGGGTACCGTTTTTCCGGGAAGCATCTGGGAAACTAAATCATGTGTTGAATCCTGATTTAACGCTTAAAAGTGCTTATCGGACCATTTATTATGAAGGTGAAGTCGCATTTGGCTTATCGCGATTATATGAATTAAATCATGATCCAGCCGTGTTGGACTTGGTTAAGCAGATTTTAGATTACATGGTTGCTAATGACTATGGTAAGTATCATGACCATTGGATTTCATATGCAATTAATGAAGCGTTACAAGTCTTTCCAGATAACCGGGATTATATGGCGTTGGGCTTGAAGAATGTGTTCATTCACTTAAAGTTCATTGAAGAACGCGATACGACCTATCCAACCTTGCTGGAATTAGTCGATGCCGCAGTAAAAATGACTGACTTTATACGCGCTTCTGGCAATGAAGATTTATTGGCACCGTATGATGTGATTCGCTTACGCCAAGTTTTAAAGTATCGCGCGGAATATGAAGTGACGACGGGGAGCTTTTTACCAGAACTAGCGATGTATTATTATCGACCAGCTAAGTTTATCGGTGGCTTCTATGCGCGTCATGACAGCTTTCGGACCCGGATTGATGACTGTGAACACTTTTTATCAGGGTTAATTAACTACTATAACTATACGTACCAATAA
- a CDS encoding KxYKxGKxW signal peptide domain-containing protein, whose protein sequence is MKFLRNTAFKGDPKLRYKMFKVGRTWVFTTMATFALTGGMQLAAHAETTTNNETTASVTATSSAATTSTTVADTETDNASATALAAATSAATTSINSSADTSTADAAALAAAMAANASSSSVTSSTTTENSAVSTSAASSSAVTKATSTATTSRSDASSTASATSTAAASSSSATSESSSAATSDATTTNESSSAATTKTSSATASSSAVASSTASESTAAVTNDDNTVTATNDGDKLSSSVSSAVATPAKSVTSQATADVTEAAATATAQAKAARDAASKGNNTDSSATNAANSAANLASSYAVAASSYASLVNNLQTQSAYSSAQSAYQEALKMADLAKHYNSLANMYLDAVDNGVGTPSDNALSYYDAINAAQSAANAAADYATTASSAAETARSAATQGLASMASSTYTAASDAAKAAEAAASSAADAANSAYLATQYDKNSSSVAAAYNTATSNAAAASTAAVNAKSAAEQASIAYANAVSAAAADDYAAGSTAYSTATVNMTTTINQSNIASAANLNAQSAASTATSISISDAASSAAKDATTASTASISAAKQASDAANYVGTQASQYASLANSAAMAAAAAYATASLATAEAATAATAKDANSYARIAAAAAEEANSYAAIAATNAALAKKFSTDVSNEQTDADGAVLTTSVTNETINVGNSVNLSTDLSGIGNLYTTSGKTYVWYMSTDGKTWTIISGATAASYSASMTVAGTYYFQAVISGSKTLALYTTKFKAASNVMTVVVTDPAGTYADQASSSANVASDYANGANSNANATSDAIKNASSSANLNGSLASFHTSQANSSYKVSSSYAALAASAASAANAAQASAASYEASGNYDLASSYAVNAASYANDANSYATLASTAASAAMASLNTALEQAVHEDGGDAANDYLASSYANAAAAAASSAAKQASLAASNANNANNAYTASPNFNAGTASYSAAASSAAAAAQSHAADANKAASLAASYATDGNYDSAALQNSYAALSLIYATNELDAAQSAANMVTSTIVQAQSTYYNSLAQDAKTAASAASSAASSAASVANSLSAKYASNTTLGASYVAQTKGYAEDVMSAAAAANSAAAMAVQYMSLATSAVNAGNFADASSYVTSADRAYADASSYAAMATAAANSGSVAADSAVAFSNNLGSKQSDKTGNAGTVFGVVVVGGMTSQPAAVTSTKSGNTFTLSASSSLGLGVPAIGVTNTWYVQINGTWMTVAAAVKAGYFVSATAVGNDSGSLVGLASTGRSALTVKLSDSFTGSLIFQMVTTFKDIGITTATFASDLAQVNVYDGDIPATGVEISGDDYIVISTVGGDDDATTGQYVVTTNPGNATGEITWSSSDESVATIDNAGLITVVGSGTVTITVTITNADGSTYSTSKVITIGNGLDDKEVNAGDTIEWIPDGGLGNAGDDISYQWYYSKTQDGTGTAINGANGATLNKDDISVNDSGYYYLVITGTSTAEDGTVTTQTVTLGSAYLTVNAIQTSAAESSANEASEAADDASVYGSIAGSYANIADEYADGNSAASSYAQQAADAAATAQQAAEDAKSAAAAAKEAQANADSAEAAGQNSAASSYAKKAQEAASSAADAKKKASQATDDAGYYAALAADALDTDTDTDADSDTDTDTDSDTDTDTDTDTDTDTDTDTDTDTDTDSDTDTDTDTDTDTDTDTDTDTDTDSDTDTDTDTDTDTDTDTDTDTDTDTDSDTDTDTDTDTDTDTDSDTDTDTDTDTDTDTDTDTDTDTDSDTDTDTDTDTDTDTDTDTDTDTDTDTDTDTDTDTDTDTDTDTDTDTDTDTDTDTDTDTDTDTDTDSDTDTDTDTDTDTDTDTDTDTDTDTDTDTDTDTDTDTDTDTDSDTDTDTDTDTDTDTDTDTDTDTDSDTDTDTDTDTDTDTDTDTDTDTDTDTDTDTDTDTDSDTDTDSDTDTDTDTDTDTDTDTDTDTDTDTDTDTDTDTDTDTDTDTDTDTDTDTDTDTDTDTDTDTDTDTDTDTDTDTDTDTDSDTDTDTDTDTDTDTDTDTDTDTDTDTDTDTDTDTDTDTDTDTDTDTDTDTDTDTDTDSDTDTDTDTDTDTDTDTDTDSDTDTDTDTDTDTDTDTDTDTDTDTDTDTDTDTDTDSDTDTDSDTDTDTDTDTDTDTDTDTDTDTDTDTDTDTDTDTDTDTDTDTDTDTDTDTDTDTDTDTDTDTDTDTDTDTDTDTDTDTDSDTDTDTDTDTDTDTDTDTDTDTDTDTDTDTDTDTDTDTDTDTDTDTDTDTDTDTDTDTDSDTDTDTDTDTDTDTDTDTDTDTDTDTDTDTDTDTDTDTDTDTDTDTDTDTDTDTDTDTDTDTDTDTDTDTDTDTDTDTDTDTDTDTDTDTDTDTDTDTDTDTDTDTDTDTDTDTDSDTDTDTDTDTDTDTDTDTDTDTDTDTDTDSDTDTDTDTDTDTDTDSDTDTDTDTDTDTDTDTDTDSDTDTDTDTDTDTDTDTDTDTDTDTDTDTDTDTDSDTDTDTDTDTDTDTDTDTDTDTDSDTDTDTDTDTDTDTDTDTDTDTDTDTDTDTDTDTDTDTDTDTDTDTDTDTDTDTDTDTDTDTDTDTDTDTDTDTDTDTDIDTDTDSGTDSGSEGDTGSGNGSAGNGSGTGNGSGSTTDSNNGSNTTTGTGSTNGSNNTTTGTGSTTSSNTGNGTTTTQLSAVANTATGNGTTGITSLSAQTNNANVSGVTATNAATTGNALSDGAAANTPAVALATAAQASTNSDTGEAATATSKKAKSKAKKAAKTKTVAKETLPDKKQSDSDKISSRSNWATVGAWLAAIAIAALGSVGAIGWRRRNKN, encoded by the coding sequence GTGAAATTCTTGAGGAATACGGCTTTTAAAGGCGATCCTAAATTGCGATACAAGATGTTTAAAGTTGGCCGTACTTGGGTGTTTACCACCATGGCGACTTTCGCTTTAACTGGTGGGATGCAATTAGCAGCCCATGCCGAAACGACAACTAATAATGAAACGACGGCGAGTGTTACTGCCACCAGTAGTGCGGCGACTACTAGCACCACCGTCGCGGATACTGAGACAGACAATGCGTCGGCAACGGCATTGGCAGCTGCAACTAGTGCGGCAACAACTTCAATAAATAGTAGCGCTGATACTAGTACAGCTGATGCGGCGGCTTTAGCCGCTGCCATGGCAGCTAATGCTAGCAGCAGTAGTGTAACCAGCAGTACAACCACTGAAAATAGTGCTGTGTCAACGAGTGCAGCTAGTTCTAGCGCCGTTACCAAAGCGACGAGTACCGCGACAACTAGTCGTAGTGACGCTAGTTCGACTGCAAGTGCTACGAGCACGGCAGCCGCTAGCAGTAGTAGTGCCACTAGCGAAAGCAGCAGTGCCGCGACGAGTGATGCAACCACAACGAATGAAAGCAGTAGCGCGGCAACAACTAAAACCAGTAGCGCCACTGCCAGTAGTAGTGCAGTAGCTTCAAGCACAGCCAGTGAAAGTACCGCGGCTGTAACGAATGACGATAACACTGTCACCGCAACGAATGATGGGGACAAACTGTCTTCATCAGTTAGCAGTGCCGTAGCAACACCTGCTAAAAGCGTTACGAGTCAGGCCACCGCGGATGTGACGGAAGCTGCTGCCACTGCGACTGCGCAAGCTAAAGCAGCCCGTGATGCGGCCAGTAAAGGTAATAATACGGATAGTAGTGCCACGAATGCTGCAAATTCAGCAGCTAATTTGGCCTCTTCGTATGCCGTTGCTGCTAGCAGTTACGCTAGCTTAGTTAATAATTTACAAACGCAAAGCGCCTATAGCTCTGCCCAAAGTGCTTACCAAGAAGCCTTGAAGATGGCAGATTTAGCTAAACATTATAATAGTTTGGCGAATATGTATTTAGATGCAGTCGATAATGGGGTGGGAACACCTTCAGACAACGCGTTGAGCTATTATGATGCCATTAATGCTGCTCAATCAGCTGCAAACGCTGCGGCTGATTACGCCACGACCGCTTCTTCAGCGGCCGAAACAGCGCGTAGTGCAGCAACTCAAGGCTTAGCTAGCATGGCAAGTAGTACATATACTGCTGCTAGTGATGCTGCCAAAGCTGCCGAAGCTGCTGCTAGTTCAGCAGCGGATGCGGCCAATAGTGCTTATTTAGCAACACAGTATGATAAAAATAGTTCTTCCGTTGCAGCTGCTTATAACACGGCAACTAGTAATGCAGCGGCAGCTTCAACCGCAGCAGTTAATGCTAAATCTGCGGCCGAACAAGCTTCAATTGCCTATGCGAATGCCGTTTCAGCAGCGGCGGCTGATGATTATGCCGCTGGAAGTACCGCTTATTCAACTGCTACGGTAAACATGACCACGACAATTAATCAAAGTAATATTGCGAGTGCGGCTAACTTAAATGCGCAATCAGCAGCTAGCACTGCTACAAGTATCTCAATTAGTGATGCGGCTTCGTCAGCAGCAAAAGATGCGACGACTGCTAGTACCGCTAGTATTTCAGCGGCCAAACAAGCGAGTGATGCGGCTAATTACGTTGGGACACAGGCTTCACAATATGCAAGCTTAGCTAATTCAGCAGCAATGGCTGCCGCTGCCGCTTATGCAACGGCCAGCTTAGCCACTGCCGAGGCAGCCACCGCAGCTACCGCTAAAGATGCGAACTCGTATGCTCGGATTGCGGCCGCTGCTGCCGAAGAAGCTAACAGTTATGCCGCAATTGCCGCAACTAACGCCGCGTTGGCTAAAAAATTCAGTACGGATGTTTCTAATGAACAAACGGATGCTGATGGTGCAGTGCTAACGACTTCGGTTACTAATGAGACGATTAATGTCGGCAATTCAGTTAATCTAAGCACTGATCTTTCAGGAATAGGGAACCTTTATACGACCTCTGGGAAAACTTATGTTTGGTACATGTCAACTGATGGTAAGACCTGGACCATTATTAGTGGTGCCACGGCAGCTAGTTACAGTGCATCAATGACTGTTGCTGGGACTTACTATTTCCAAGCTGTGATTTCAGGGTCGAAGACATTAGCTCTTTATACCACTAAATTTAAAGCTGCATCGAATGTTATGACAGTTGTGGTTACTGATCCAGCTGGAACGTATGCTGATCAAGCTAGTAGTTCGGCTAATGTTGCGTCAGACTATGCTAATGGTGCCAATTCAAATGCCAATGCCACTAGTGATGCGATTAAAAATGCCAGTTCTTCAGCTAACTTGAATGGTTCTTTAGCTAGCTTTCATACTAGTCAAGCGAACTCTTCTTACAAAGTTTCAAGTTCTTATGCTGCATTAGCGGCTAGTGCGGCTAGTGCGGCCAATGCTGCGCAAGCCAGTGCAGCGAGTTATGAAGCTAGTGGGAATTATGACTTAGCGAGTTCTTATGCCGTTAATGCAGCGAGTTATGCTAACGATGCGAACTCATATGCAACACTGGCCTCAACAGCTGCTTCAGCAGCGATGGCTTCACTAAATACTGCCTTAGAACAAGCAGTTCATGAGGATGGTGGTGATGCTGCCAATGATTATCTTGCATCAAGTTACGCTAACGCAGCTGCTGCAGCCGCTTCATCGGCAGCTAAACAAGCTAGTTTGGCGGCTTCTAATGCCAATAACGCCAACAATGCGTATACCGCTTCGCCAAACTTTAATGCCGGGACAGCCAGTTATTCAGCTGCGGCTAGTTCTGCAGCTGCGGCGGCTCAATCTCATGCCGCTGATGCTAATAAGGCTGCTAGTTTAGCAGCGTCCTATGCTACTGATGGTAATTATGATAGCGCAGCCTTGCAAAACAGCTATGCTGCTTTAAGTTTGATTTATGCCACTAATGAACTTGATGCTGCGCAAAGTGCCGCTAACATGGTGACTTCAACCATTGTTCAAGCACAAAGCACTTATTATAACTCCTTGGCTCAAGATGCTAAAACAGCTGCGTCAGCTGCGAGTTCAGCTGCAAGTTCAGCTGCGTCAGTTGCTAATTCATTATCAGCGAAGTATGCCAGCAATACGACGCTAGGTGCATCATATGTTGCTCAGACCAAAGGTTATGCTGAAGATGTTATGAGTGCCGCCGCCGCTGCCAATTCGGCGGCTGCGATGGCCGTTCAATATATGAGCTTGGCTACTTCTGCGGTTAATGCCGGGAACTTTGCGGATGCGAGTTCTTATGTCACTAGCGCAGATCGCGCTTATGCTGATGCGAGTTCTTATGCGGCAATGGCAACAGCTGCCGCTAATTCAGGGAGTGTTGCTGCCGATTCTGCAGTTGCTTTCTCCAATAATTTAGGTAGCAAGCAATCTGATAAGACTGGGAACGCTGGGACCGTCTTCGGCGTAGTAGTCGTTGGTGGGATGACCTCGCAACCAGCAGCAGTGACGTCAACAAAATCTGGAAATACCTTCACCTTATCTGCTTCGTCTTCATTAGGATTGGGTGTGCCAGCAATCGGGGTTACGAATACCTGGTATGTCCAAATTAATGGGACTTGGATGACTGTTGCGGCTGCAGTCAAGGCCGGCTACTTTGTTAGTGCGACGGCAGTCGGTAATGATAGTGGTTCCTTGGTTGGGTTGGCTTCAACCGGACGGAGTGCTTTAACTGTTAAATTGAGCGATTCGTTTACAGGGTCGTTAATTTTCCAAATGGTCACAACGTTTAAAGATATAGGTATTACAACCGCAACCTTTGCCAGTGATTTAGCACAAGTGAACGTTTATGATGGTGATATTCCAGCCACTGGCGTTGAAATTAGCGGTGATGATTATATCGTTATTTCGACGGTCGGTGGTGATGATGATGCAACGACTGGTCAATATGTTGTTACAACTAATCCGGGTAATGCAACCGGTGAAATCACTTGGTCAAGTAGTGATGAAAGTGTTGCTACTATTGATAATGCCGGTTTAATTACGGTAGTTGGTAGTGGGACCGTCACGATTACGGTGACGATTACCAATGCGGACGGTAGCACCTACTCAACTTCTAAAGTGATTACCATCGGGAATGGGTTAGATGATAAAGAAGTTAACGCTGGTGACACGATCGAGTGGATTCCAGATGGTGGTCTTGGAAATGCCGGTGACGATATTAGTTACCAATGGTATTATTCAAAGACTCAAGATGGCACCGGTACTGCAATTAACGGCGCTAATGGTGCTACGTTAAATAAAGATGATATTTCAGTCAATGATTCTGGTTACTATTACCTTGTGATTACTGGAACTTCAACTGCTGAAGATGGAACTGTCACAACTCAAACAGTTACGCTTGGTAGTGCTTATCTAACAGTTAATGCGATCCAAACTTCAGCGGCCGAATCTTCAGCTAATGAAGCAAGTGAAGCGGCCGATGATGCTTCAGTCTATGGTAGTATCGCTGGATCATATGCCAACATTGCTGATGAATATGCGGATGGCAATAGTGCGGCTAGTTCATATGCACAACAGGCTGCAGATGCTGCTGCAACGGCACAACAAGCTGCAGAAGATGCTAAAAGTGCCGCCGCCGCTGCTAAAGAAGCGCAAGCTAATGCTGATTCAGCGGAAGCTGCTGGTCAAAATTCAGCTGCTTCAAGTTATGCTAAAAAAGCACAGGAAGCTGCTTCGAGTGCTGCAGATGCCAAGAAGAAAGCGTCCCAAGCAACTGATGATGCCGGTTACTATGCTGCGTTAGCTGCAGATGCGTTGGACACGGATACCGACACCGATGCTGATTCGGATACTGATACCGATACTGATTCGGATACTGATACCGATACTGACACAGATACTGACACAGATACTGACACTGATACAGATACGGATACTGATACCGATTCAGATACGGACACGGATACGGATACCGATACTGATACTGACACAGATACCGACACAGATACGGATACCGATTCAGACACCGATACGGATACTGACACAGATACCGATACGGACACGGACACGGATACTGATACGGATACCGATACCGATTCAGACACGGACACGGACACGGATACTGATACCGATACGGATACTGACTCAGATACTGACACAGATACTGATACGGACACGGATACTGACACCGACACCGATACAGATACTGATACTGATTCAGATACTGACACAGATACCGATACTGATACTGATACTGACACGGATACTGATACTGACACGGATACTGATACTGATACAGATACAGATACGGATACAGATACGGATACAGATACCGACACGGATACTGACACAGATACTGATACTGATACCGACACAGATACTGATACCGATACCGATACCGATACCGATACTGACTCAGATACGGATACTGACACAGATACCGACACAGATACCGACACTGATACCGACACGGATACCGATACTGACACCGATACTGACACGGATACCGATACCGATACCGATACGGATACTGATACCGATTCAGATACAGACACCGATACGGATACGGATACCGACACCGATACGGATACTGATACCGACACCGATACGGATTCAGATACCGATACTGACACCGATACGGACACGGACACAGATACCGACACGGATACCGATACTGATACTGATACCGATACTGATACCGATACTGATACTGATACGGATTCAGACACAGATACTGATTCAGACACCGACACGGATACGGATACCGACACAGATACAGACACGGATACCGATACTGACACCGATACTGATACTGATACGGATACCGATACTGATACGGATACCGACACAGATACAGACACGGATACCGATACCGACACCGATACGGATACTGATACTGACACCGATACGGATACCGACACGGATACTGATACTGATACCGACACGGATACCGATACTGATACTGATACCGATTCAGACACCGACACGGATACCGATACCGATACCGATACCGATACCGACACTGATACTGATACGGATACGGATACCGATACGGATACCGACACGGATACTGATACTGATACCGACACCGACACCGATACCGATACCGACACGGATACCGATACTGACACGGATACCGATACTGACTCAGATACTGATACGGATACCGACACCGATACGGATACTGATACCGACACCGATACGGATTCAGATACCGATACTGACACCGATACGGACACGGACACAGATACCGACACGGATACCGATACTGATACTGATACCGATACTGATACCGATACTGATACTGATACGGATTCAGACACAGATACTGATTCAGACACCGACACGGATACGGATACCGACACAGATACAGACACGGATACCGATACTGACACCGATACGGATACTGATACTGATACGGATACCGATACTGATACGGATACCGACACAGATACAGACACGGATACCGATACCGACACCGATACGGATACTGATACTGACACCGATACGGATACCGACACGGATACTGATACTGATACCGACACGGATACCGATACTGATACTGATACCGATTCAGACACCGACACGGATACCGATACCGATACCGATACCGATACCGACACTGATACTGATACGGATACTGATACGGATACCGATACGGATACCGACACGGATACTGATACTGATACCGACACCGACACCGATACCGATACCGACACGGATACCGATACTGACACGGATACCGATACTGACTCAGATACTGATACTGATACCGACACAGATACTGATACTGATACCGACACGGATACTGATACCGACACCGACACCGATACCGATACCGACACGGATACCGACACGGATACTGATACCGACACAGATACCGATACTGACACGGATACCGATACTGATACTGATACCGACACTGATACCGATACCGATACTGACACGGATACCGATACTGATACCGACACAGATACCGATACTGATACCGATACTGACACGGATACCGATACTGATACGGATACCGACACGGATACCGATACCGATACGGATACCGATACTGACACGGATACCGATACTGATACCGACACAGATACCGACTCAGATACTGATACTGATACCGACACGGATACTGATACTGACACCGATACTGATACCGATACTGATACCGACACAGATACAGATACCGACTCAGATACGGACACGGATACCGACACGGATACTGATACGGATACCGACTCAGATACTGATACCGACACAGATACTGATACTGATACGGACACGGATACTGATACGGATTCAGACACGGATACTGACACGGATACTGATACCGATACCGACACAGATACCGACACGGATACGGATACTGATACGGATACCGATACCGATACCGATACCGATTCAGATACCGACACGGATACCGACACGGATACTGATACCGACACAGATACCGATACTGACACGGATACCGATTCAGATACCGACACGGATACCGATACCGATACTGACACGGATACCGATACCGATACTGACACGGATACCGATACTGATACTGATACCGACACAGATACCGATACCGATACTGATACCGATACTGATACCGACACAGATACCGATACTGATACCGATACTGATACCGATACCGATACTGATACGGATACCGACACGGATACTGATACGGATACCGATACTGACACGGATACTGATACTGACATCGATACTGACACTGACTCAGGCACTGATTCTGGTTCAGAGGGTGATACTGGTTCAGGCAATGGTAGTGCGGGTAATGGTTCAGGAACAGGTAATGGTTCAGGTTCGACTACTGACTCAAATAATGGGTCGAATACGACTACTGGAACTGGATCAACCAACGGTAGTAATAACACCACTACCGGAACCGGATCAACAACTAGTTCCAACACAGGTAATGGTACGACTACGACACAATTAAGTGCAGTAGCCAATACCGCTACTGGTAATGGTACGACTGGTATTACTAGCCTCAGTGCTCAAACCAACAATGCCAATGTTAGTGGTGTAACTGCTACTAATGCTGCAACAACTGGCAATGCTTTGAGTGATGGTGCGGCAGCAAACACGCCAGCGGTAGCATTGGCAACTGCGGCACAAGCAAGTACCAATAGTGATACTGGTGAAGCAGCTACTGCTACTAGCAAAAAGGCTAAGTCTAAGGCCAAGAAAGCGGCCAAGACTAAGACGGTTGCTAAAGAAACGCTGCCAGATAAGAAACAAAGTGATAGCGATAAGATTAGTTCAAGAAGTAATTGGGCGACAGTTGGCGCTTGGCTAGCTGCCATTGCTATCGCTGCTCTAGGTAGTGTGGGTGCCATTGGCTGGCGTCGTCGTAATAAGAACTAA